One window of the Seriola aureovittata isolate HTS-2021-v1 ecotype China chromosome 22, ASM2101889v1, whole genome shotgun sequence genome contains the following:
- the LOC130163644 gene encoding uncharacterized protein LOC130163644, which yields MALRRFIARRGTPAELFSDQGTNFRGGEKELREAFAALSPKLQQSLAKEQIAFHFNPPAAPHFGGVWEREIRSVKQALYTTVGAQAQAEEVLRTVLIEVEGLLNSKPLGYVSSSVADPDPVTPSLLLMGRRDGSLPQVVYPATELLSRRRWRHSQILTDHFWSSFIRYYLPGMQARQKWHTIRVNLAEDKVVMLVDPQLPRALWPIGRVIKVHTSADGHVRSADVKIKDKVYTRPVARLVVLPAIPDDKDQPTLS from the coding sequence ATGGCTCTGAGGAGGTTTATTGCCCGCCGAGGGACCCCAGCAGAGTTGTTCTCAGATCAAGGAACGAACTTCAGAGGAGGCGAGAAGGAGCTACGAGAGGCGTTTGCAGCACTGTCGCCTAAACTACAACAGAGCCTCGCCAAGGAGCAGATAGCCTTTCATTTCAACCCACCTGCGGCTCCTCACTTTGGAGGAGTGTGGGAGAGGGAGATTCGCTCGGTCAAACAGGCACTCTACACGACCGTGGGGGCTCAGGCACAGGCTGAGGAGGTACTTAGGACGGTGTTAATAGAAGTGGAGGGCCTTCTGAACTCTAAGCCATTGGGCTACGTATCGTCCAGCGTTGCTGATCCAGACCCTGTGACCCCAAGTCTCTTATTGATGGGGCGGCGAGATGGGTCTCTTCCTCAGGTAGTGTATCCAGCTACTGAGCTCTTAAGCAGACGCAGATGGAGACACTCTCAGATCTTGACAGACCATTTCTGGTCAAGTTTTATCAGGTACTACCTCCCTGGTATGCAAGCTCGCCAGAAGTGGCACACCATCCGAGTCAACCTCGCTGAGGACAAGGTAGTCATGCTGGTAGATCCCCAGTTACCGAGGGCACTCTGGCCTATTGGACGGGTAATCAAGGTGCATACCAGTGCAGACGGTCATGTGAGGTCCGCCGACGTGAAGATAAAGGACAAGGTCTACACCAGGCCTGTCGCCCGCCTGGTCGTCCTCCCAGCCATACCAGATGATAAGGATCAACCCACACTCTCCTAG